Proteins encoded by one window of Anderseniella sp. Alg231-50:
- a CDS encoding DUF1194 domain-containing protein has translation MRQFFGALTAVLIVLASAATHTALASDEVDLELVLAVDASGSVDDAEYRLQLSGIATALRDPAVLRAITAGPNKRIALNVLIWAEARRPKDETGWFILSDQAEVDRVAAIIAAMPRNQVGGTGIGDGVANAIRSIDENAIRSDRRVVDVSGDGRETPPRQYSTVLSEARSMAIARNVTLNGLAILNEDKELDDYYRARLAVGDGSFVEVAEDYDDFARAMRRKLLREIDPDPVVGLK, from the coding sequence GTGAGACAGTTTTTTGGCGCTTTGACAGCAGTGCTGATTGTGCTGGCAAGTGCTGCAACGCACACCGCACTGGCCAGTGACGAAGTTGATCTCGAGCTGGTGCTCGCGGTGGATGCATCGGGCAGCGTTGATGATGCGGAGTACAGATTGCAGCTGTCTGGCATTGCTACCGCCTTGCGCGATCCGGCCGTTCTCAGGGCCATCACGGCAGGCCCGAACAAACGCATCGCTTTGAACGTACTCATATGGGCGGAAGCCCGGCGGCCAAAGGATGAAACCGGATGGTTCATCCTGTCCGACCAGGCGGAAGTGGACCGGGTAGCGGCCATTATTGCTGCCATGCCGCGTAACCAGGTCGGCGGCACCGGCATTGGTGACGGTGTCGCAAACGCCATCAGGTCGATTGATGAAAACGCCATCCGGTCCGACCGGCGTGTCGTGGATGTGTCGGGTGACGGCCGTGAAACACCGCCACGCCAGTATTCGACGGTGCTGAGCGAAGCACGCTCCATGGCGATCGCCCGCAATGTGACCCTGAACGGGTTGGCTATCCTGAATGAAGACAAGGAACTGGATGACTATTACCGTGCGCGGCTTGCCGTCGGCGACGGCAGTTTCGTCGAGGTGGCGGAAGATTATGATGACTTCGCCCGAGCCATGCGGCGCAAGCTGCTGCGCGAAATCGATCCTGATCCGGTCGTTGGGCTGAAATAA
- a CDS encoding FAD-dependent oxidoreductase, whose amino-acid sequence MKSHYRAIVIGGGVVGCSILYHLTKKGWSDILLIERDELTSGSTWHAAGGFHTLNGDPNVAKLQEYTINLYKEIEEVSEQSTGCHVTGGVMLVSNKDRFDWLKMAHARNKYLGVDTRMISVEEAAEHFPLMDKDQFVGAMWHPLEGHLDPSGTTHAYAKAARVNGAEIVRQNRVLETNQLPDGTWSVVTEKGTVTCEHLVNAGGLWGREVGRMAGLELPVLCMAHQYLITEEMEEVVAYNNANDGKEIVHAIDFDGEIYMRQEGKGMLMGTYEPNGIPWSPTEAPWDFSTELLPPDLDQIADNLERGFQHHPAFQSAGIKNIINGPFAFGPDGNPLIGPIRGLQNYWVACGVMAGFSQGGGVGLALSNWIVDSDPGFDVWAMDIARYGSYANMAYTNEKVRENYGRRFRIMFPNEELPAARPLRTTPLYDRFKAMGAFFGASYGIESALWFAPEGKKAEEAVTFRRSEAFDIVGDECRAVRNSVGVLEISGYAKYEITGSGAEGWLSHMLANKVPAKGRMTLAPMLKEDGKLIGDFSLAKADDERFYIFGSGAAENYHMRWFEQHLPDNGSVKVHAFGLEMCGLSIAGPNSQKLLAKLTNTDVSTSALPFMSFREVDLGLVPAKLARVSFTGDLGYEIWVAAEYLTTLHTMIMETGAEFDIKPVGGRALMSLRLEKNWGTWAREYRPIYGPFEAGLGRFVALSKNDFIGREAAAKEKETGGERTMTVFTVHGNEVDVIGDEPIYHNDKCVGWITSGGYAHAADQSVAIGFLPTEMAGETDGFEIEILGQNYKASPQRDPLFDADASHMRS is encoded by the coding sequence ATGAAATCGCATTATCGCGCAATTGTCATCGGCGGCGGCGTCGTCGGCTGTTCAATTCTGTATCACCTGACGAAAAAAGGATGGTCGGACATTCTGCTGATCGAGCGCGATGAACTGACGTCAGGCTCGACCTGGCATGCGGCCGGCGGCTTCCATACGCTCAACGGCGACCCCAACGTGGCCAAGCTGCAGGAATACACCATCAACCTCTACAAGGAGATTGAAGAGGTCTCTGAACAGTCGACCGGGTGCCATGTCACCGGCGGGGTCATGCTGGTGTCCAACAAGGATCGTTTCGACTGGCTGAAAATGGCTCATGCCCGCAACAAATATCTCGGCGTGGATACCCGCATGATCTCGGTGGAAGAAGCGGCTGAACATTTCCCGCTGATGGACAAGGACCAGTTTGTCGGTGCCATGTGGCACCCGCTCGAAGGCCATCTTGATCCGTCAGGCACCACCCATGCCTATGCCAAGGCGGCGCGGGTGAACGGGGCTGAAATCGTCCGCCAGAACCGGGTTCTGGAAACCAACCAGCTGCCCGACGGCACCTGGTCGGTGGTGACCGAAAAAGGCACCGTTACCTGTGAACACCTGGTCAATGCGGGTGGCCTGTGGGGCCGCGAGGTGGGTCGCATGGCGGGCCTTGAACTGCCGGTTCTGTGCATGGCGCACCAGTACCTCATCACCGAGGAGATGGAAGAAGTCGTTGCCTACAACAACGCCAATGACGGCAAGGAAATAGTCCACGCCATTGATTTCGACGGCGAGATCTACATGCGCCAGGAAGGCAAGGGCATGCTGATGGGTACCTACGAGCCCAATGGCATTCCATGGTCGCCAACCGAAGCGCCGTGGGACTTTTCCACCGAACTGCTGCCGCCGGACCTGGACCAGATTGCCGATAACCTGGAGCGCGGGTTCCAGCACCATCCGGCTTTCCAGTCTGCCGGCATCAAGAACATCATTAATGGCCCGTTCGCCTTCGGGCCGGACGGCAATCCGCTGATCGGACCGATCCGCGGCCTGCAGAATTACTGGGTAGCGTGCGGTGTCATGGCCGGATTCAGCCAGGGCGGCGGTGTCGGCCTGGCGCTGAGCAACTGGATCGTTGATTCCGATCCCGGCTTCGATGTATGGGCCATGGATATTGCGCGTTACGGATCCTACGCCAACATGGCCTACACCAATGAAAAGGTGCGTGAAAACTATGGCCGGCGCTTCCGCATCATGTTCCCCAATGAGGAGCTTCCCGCCGCGCGACCGCTGCGCACCACACCATTGTATGACCGGTTCAAGGCCATGGGAGCGTTCTTTGGCGCATCCTACGGTATTGAAAGCGCCCTGTGGTTTGCGCCAGAAGGCAAGAAGGCGGAAGAAGCCGTTACCTTCCGGCGCTCCGAAGCCTTTGATATCGTTGGCGATGAATGCCGCGCGGTGCGCAATTCGGTCGGCGTGCTGGAAATCTCCGGCTATGCCAAGTACGAGATCACCGGTTCCGGCGCCGAAGGCTGGCTGTCCCACATGCTGGCCAACAAGGTGCCCGCCAAGGGCCGCATGACGCTGGCCCCGATGCTGAAGGAAGACGGCAAGCTGATCGGCGATTTCTCTCTCGCCAAGGCGGACGATGAGCGCTTCTACATATTCGGGTCCGGTGCGGCGGAAAACTATCACATGCGCTGGTTCGAACAGCACCTGCCCGATAACGGGTCGGTCAAGGTGCACGCCTTCGGGCTGGAAATGTGCGGCCTGTCCATTGCCGGGCCAAACTCGCAGAAACTGTTGGCGAAACTGACCAATACCGACGTGTCGACCAGCGCCCTTCCCTTCATGTCATTCCGTGAAGTCGACCTGGGGCTGGTGCCGGCAAAACTGGCGCGCGTCAGCTTTACCGGTGACCTGGGCTATGAGATCTGGGTCGCTGCGGAGTACCTCACCACGCTGCACACCATGATCATGGAGACCGGCGCCGAGTTCGACATCAAGCCGGTTGGCGGCCGGGCGCTCATGTCACTGCGCCTGGAGAAGAACTGGGGAACATGGGCGCGGGAGTACCGCCCGATCTACGGACCTTTCGAAGCCGGTCTCGGCCGCTTCGTCGCCTTGTCGAAGAACGACTTCATCGGCCGCGAAGCAGCTGCCAAGGAAAAGGAAACCGGAGGCGAGCGCACCATGACCGTGTTCACCGTGCACGGCAATGAGGTAGACGTCATCGGTGACGAACCCATCTATCACAATGACAAGTGCGTCGGCTGGATTACCTCAGGCGGTTACGCCCACGCGGCGGACCAGTCGGTGGCGATCGGGTTCCTGCCAACCGAAATGGCCGGTGAGACCGATGGATTTGAGATTGAAATTCTCGGCCAAAACTACAAGGCTAGCCCGCAGAGGGATCCGTTGTTTGATGCCGACGCTTCACACATGAGGTCTTAG
- a CDS encoding FAD-dependent oxidoreductase, translating into MKSHYRAIVIGGGVVGCSVLYHLTKAGWSDVLLIERSQLTSGSTWHAAGGFLTLNGDPNVAKLQAYTIELYDELERISGQSCGLHRCGGLLMADTEERMDWLKMAHARSAYLGLETELLSPAEAKARMPLLDDAKFTGAMWDAAEGNLDPSGTTHAYAKSARIQGAEIVQENRVVELTPRADGGWDVVTEKGTVTCEHVINCGGLWAREVGRMVGIELPVLAMEHMYLVTDDMPDVIAYKEEHGADMPMIADFGAEIYMRQERAGMLLGTYEQDCRPWSPKDTPWDFAAELLPPDLDRITPSLEKTFESYPAMGHAGIKNVVNGPFTFAPDGNPLVGPVQGLSNYWCACGVMAGFSQGGGVGLTLANWMVNGDPGGDIWAMDIARYGDWATRSYTNEKVRENYSKRFSIRYPNEERPAARPHQTTPLYDTMVSQGAVMGDNWGLEVPLWFAPEGVEPVDIFSFRRSNDFAHVKREVLGTRERVGVTEIANFAKYEFTGPGAENYLSRLMTNKMPRTGRICLTPMLNEQGKLIGDFTIAKAAEDRFMMWGSAPAQVYHMRWFEKHLPDDRSVRVERIDLGLVGLSIAGPKSRDVLAALTDEDLSNAGFRFMDYREIDVASVPARVNRISYTGDLGYEIWVKPEYERRLYTAIMQAGEAHGIVNFGMRALLTMRLEKNFPTWYRELRPIYGPYEAGMDRFVDLTKNDFIGRGKAQEEHGGGGKLARVTFVVDADDADVIGDEPVSHNGNVIGWVTSGGYGHFVDASLAQGYVPKQLTAETSGFEIEIMGEMRPARIQHEPLFDPAGERMRG; encoded by the coding sequence ATGAAGTCGCATTACAGGGCCATAGTCATTGGCGGCGGCGTGGTTGGGTGCTCTGTGCTGTACCACCTGACCAAGGCGGGCTGGAGCGATGTCCTGCTGATCGAGCGGTCACAGCTGACATCCGGGTCGACGTGGCATGCAGCAGGCGGGTTTCTGACCCTGAACGGCGACCCCAACGTCGCCAAGCTGCAGGCTTACACAATTGAACTGTACGACGAGCTGGAACGCATCTCCGGACAATCCTGCGGCCTGCACCGGTGTGGCGGGCTGTTGATGGCAGACACCGAGGAACGCATGGACTGGCTCAAGATGGCCCATGCGCGGTCAGCCTATCTCGGGCTTGAAACCGAGTTGCTGAGCCCGGCCGAAGCCAAGGCCCGCATGCCGCTGCTCGACGATGCCAAGTTCACCGGTGCCATGTGGGACGCAGCAGAAGGCAATCTTGACCCGTCCGGCACGACCCATGCCTACGCCAAGTCGGCGCGCATCCAGGGCGCCGAGATCGTGCAGGAAAACCGTGTCGTCGAACTGACCCCGCGCGCCGACGGCGGCTGGGATGTGGTGACCGAAAAAGGCACCGTCACTTGCGAGCACGTGATCAATTGCGGTGGCCTGTGGGCGCGTGAGGTTGGCCGCATGGTGGGCATTGAACTGCCGGTGCTGGCCATGGAACACATGTACCTGGTCACCGACGACATGCCCGACGTCATCGCCTACAAGGAAGAACACGGCGCCGACATGCCGATGATTGCCGACTTTGGCGCGGAGATCTACATGCGCCAGGAACGCGCCGGCATGTTGCTGGGCACCTATGAGCAGGACTGCCGGCCATGGTCGCCGAAGGACACGCCGTGGGACTTCGCAGCGGAACTGTTGCCGCCGGACCTGGATCGCATAACGCCTTCACTGGAAAAAACCTTCGAGAGCTACCCGGCCATGGGCCACGCCGGCATCAAGAATGTGGTCAATGGCCCGTTCACCTTTGCGCCTGACGGCAATCCGCTGGTAGGTCCGGTACAGGGACTGTCGAACTACTGGTGTGCCTGCGGGGTCATGGCGGGTTTCAGCCAGGGCGGCGGCGTCGGCCTGACGCTGGCCAACTGGATGGTGAACGGTGATCCCGGCGGCGACATCTGGGCCATGGACATAGCACGCTACGGCGACTGGGCAACCCGCAGTTATACCAATGAAAAGGTGCGCGAAAATTATTCCAAGCGGTTTTCCATCCGCTATCCGAACGAGGAACGCCCGGCGGCGCGACCACACCAGACCACACCGCTGTATGACACCATGGTGAGCCAGGGCGCCGTCATGGGCGACAATTGGGGGCTCGAAGTGCCGTTATGGTTCGCACCTGAAGGTGTTGAGCCCGTCGACATCTTCTCGTTCCGCCGCTCCAATGATTTCGCCCATGTAAAGCGGGAAGTGCTGGGCACGCGTGAACGTGTCGGCGTCACCGAGATTGCAAATTTCGCCAAGTATGAATTCACCGGGCCGGGTGCGGAAAACTATCTGTCACGGCTGATGACCAACAAGATGCCGCGCACCGGGCGCATCTGCCTGACACCGATGCTGAACGAGCAAGGCAAGCTGATCGGTGACTTCACCATCGCCAAGGCGGCGGAAGACAGGTTCATGATGTGGGGATCGGCCCCGGCGCAGGTCTATCACATGCGCTGGTTTGAAAAACACCTGCCGGATGACCGGTCGGTGCGCGTCGAGCGGATCGACCTTGGTCTTGTCGGGCTGTCCATCGCGGGTCCAAAATCCCGTGACGTGCTGGCGGCACTGACCGATGAGGATCTGTCAAATGCCGGTTTCCGGTTCATGGATTACCGTGAAATCGACGTGGCAAGTGTCCCCGCCAGGGTCAACCGCATCAGTTATACCGGTGACTTGGGGTATGAAATCTGGGTGAAACCGGAATATGAACGTCGGCTTTACACGGCAATCATGCAGGCAGGCGAGGCCCACGGTATCGTCAATTTCGGCATGCGGGCGCTACTCACCATGCGGCTGGAAAAGAACTTCCCGACTTGGTACCGCGAACTGCGCCCGATCTACGGGCCATATGAAGCCGGCATGGATCGGTTTGTCGACCTCACCAAGAACGATTTCATCGGCCGCGGCAAGGCGCAGGAAGAACATGGCGGCGGCGGCAAGCTGGCACGAGTGACTTTTGTCGTGGATGCAGATGATGCGGACGTTATCGGCGATGAACCGGTTTCACATAATGGCAATGTTATCGGCTGGGTAACGTCGGGCGGATACGGCCACTTCGTCGATGCTTCACTGGCGCAAGGCTATGTTCCAAAGCAACTGACTGCAGAAACATCCGGGTTTGAGATCGAGATCATGGGCGAGATGCGCCCTGCACGCATCCAGCATGAACCGCTGTTCGACCCTGCCGGTGAACGGATGAGAGGGTAG
- a CDS encoding enolase C-terminal domain-like protein, with product MKIAKLETFANEFVGFVRVTTDTGDTGWGQVSTYHSDITAQIFHRQVAPYSLGEDAYDFDDLLDRITEREHKFPGSYLRRAMAGLDTALWDLRGRVEGKPVAALLGGTAGPLRAYASSMKRDITPEDEAARFVKLRDELGFDAFKFRVGAECGRDVDEWPGRTEAIVSVVCKALGDEAAKLVDGNSGFSAARAIEVGRVLEAEGVTHFEEPCPYWEPEQTKRVTDALGIDVTGGEQDCDLSWWRHTIDMRTVDVVQPDVMYMGGMNRTLRVVKMAADAGLPCTPHCANLSLVTLCTMHLLRAIPNAGKYLEFSIEGEDYYPWQDGLFVEDPYTIADGKATVTDAPGWGVDINPAWLDKATYQVSEFAA from the coding sequence ATGAAAATCGCCAAACTGGAAACCTTTGCCAACGAATTCGTTGGTTTCGTACGGGTCACCACCGATACCGGCGACACAGGCTGGGGCCAGGTGTCTACCTATCATTCGGATATCACCGCGCAAATATTCCATCGCCAGGTGGCACCCTACTCGCTTGGCGAGGACGCTTACGATTTCGATGACCTGCTTGATCGTATTACCGAACGCGAACACAAGTTTCCGGGTTCCTACCTGCGCCGCGCCATGGCCGGGCTGGACACGGCATTATGGGACCTGCGCGGCCGGGTGGAAGGCAAACCTGTCGCGGCACTGCTCGGCGGTACGGCGGGACCGCTGCGCGCCTATGCGTCTTCCATGAAACGCGACATCACACCGGAAGATGAGGCTGCCCGGTTCGTCAAGCTGCGCGATGAGCTTGGCTTTGATGCGTTCAAGTTCCGCGTCGGTGCCGAGTGCGGCCGCGATGTGGATGAATGGCCGGGCCGCACCGAAGCCATTGTCTCCGTCGTGTGCAAGGCGCTGGGAGATGAAGCGGCCAAGCTGGTGGACGGCAATTCCGGGTTTTCCGCGGCACGTGCCATCGAAGTGGGCCGCGTGCTGGAAGCCGAAGGCGTTACGCACTTTGAAGAACCGTGTCCCTATTGGGAACCGGAGCAGACCAAGCGGGTAACCGACGCACTTGGAATTGATGTAACCGGCGGTGAGCAGGATTGCGACTTGTCCTGGTGGCGGCACACGATCGACATGCGCACGGTCGATGTCGTGCAACCGGACGTCATGTATATGGGCGGCATGAACCGAACGCTGCGTGTTGTGAAAATGGCCGCCGATGCCGGCCTGCCGTGCACGCCGCACTGCGCAAACCTTTCGCTGGTCACCTTGTGCACCATGCACCTGTTGCGCGCTATTCCCAACGCCGGAAAGTACCTGGAATTCTCCATTGAAGGAGAGGACTACTACCCCTGGCAGGACGGTTTGTTTGTCGAAGATCCTTACACGATTGCCGACGGCAAGGCGACGGTTACAGATGCGCCCGGCTGGGGTGTCGACATCAATCCGGCCTGGCTCGACAAGGCCACATACCAGGTAAGTGAGTTTGCAGCGTAA